GACGGCATGGGCGTGGATCCCAAGAAGGCCCGAATGTCAAAGCCACGTCTCGAGCGCCGCAACGCCGCCAAGCACTTCGATTACGACGCCGGCTCATCGTCTTCGTCGTTCGATGACTACTCCACTTTCTCCTCTCATGGCAACGGCGTTTCGGTGCTCTACACGCGCTCGATGGAGTTCTACGATCACAAGAGCTTCAGAATCGAAGGCGTCGAGGGCGAGTTCGACCGGATTTGCCAGAGCCTCGGCCTCTCTGGCCCAGAGGACTTCGCAATTCCCGCGGCGGCTTGGGAGGCCATGAAGGTTCGGTCTTCTTCGGATATTCTTCCGAGGTTGAAGCTTCGCGACTTGGATGAAGTCAAGGAGAGTGAAGAGATTGGGATGAAGGAAGGTGAATTTGGGGATAGTTCCCAACCTAAGGCTCCTAATCCGGTTACGGTTTCTGATCAATGTGTTCAAGAGATTGCTTGCAGAAGTTGCTTCACTCTCGGTGGTTGCGTTGGCGGAGATGATGGAGTTGAAGTTGGGGATAATTGTGAGGATAGCGTTCCGGTCTGGGCTTCTGATGAATCTGTAAAAGACGGCGGTGATCGCGGAAACTACAACAGTACTGTAACTGCTGATACTGGCTGCAGCAGTGGCAGTGGCGGAGGTATCAAGGGCTTTCGGCCCCCTATGCTGAAACCAGCGCCGGGGAGTAGGGTTTCGGTTGTGGACAACGCGTCCTCCACATGGGACCTGTTGAGGGATTTTCCTTCACCTTGTGAAGGGAAGGAGAATTTCGTGGAATTCAGTGATTCAGATGATGATCATCGAGGATTGCATGGTGAATTAGAGAATAGagaaaaagaggaagaggaagaggaagaggaaggaGGTAGAGGGGGTGAtgggaagagagaagaagaagagaattcATTGAGATTCGCAGAGATTGTTGCGGAGCTTACTGGGTCATGTTCTTTCACAACTTCGAATGGAGATGATTCTTCTAGCACTACCACGGATCCTAGGTCCAATAATATATCTCCTAATGGAAGATTTAAGCGTATTATTACCCACTGGCAGAAGGGTGATCTTTTGGGTCGCGGTTCCTTTGGGTCTGTCTACGAAGGAATTGCAGGGTGAGTGTTCTCAACTCTTAATCATGTTAATTAGTTTATCATTATCTGTTTCTGTTTTTACCACAATAACAACCTTATCTATAATCTGTTGTGAAGAGTTTTACTATGTTTCCCTTCAATGGAATAGGTAGTTAGGATTCCAGggaatatatttttatcaaaattttagaTTTGTAAACCTTTTTACTCCTTTACGATTTGCTCTAGTATGCAACCTTCATATTGAAGTTTTAATATAATGTTAAATTGTTAATATGTTATCCATTTAGAATGTTATAAGTAATTTCTATTATCCATCTATTGCTCATCCTGAATAGGAAATGTACAAGAATTATGACACTAGTTGAACTGTCACATAGTTGTAAATTTAGTATAGTTAAATTAATGCGCTGAACATAGGTGACTTCAATGCCAGCAAAAAGTTTAATGGTTTGCCTGTTATGTATTTAAAACCATAGGTATGGGAAACTATTGAAAATGTATACTGTTTAATCAGATTGACAAAACTTCTTGAAAGGCATTCATCCTAAGAGCTTATTGTGATTTGTGAGGAATAAATATAATGTAATGAGTTTTCACATGCTTCAtcttttgattttgtttatgtaTAGAGCTCTTCAAATAAATGAAGTCTTTTTTTGGCACAAATTCTAAGTTACATAAGTGCTACTTACATGATTTTCATACCTTCTGATTATCAATGTAGGGATGGGTTCTTCTTTGCTGTAAAAGAAGTTTCACTGCTTGATCAAGGGAATCAGGGAAAGCAAAGTGTCTATCAATTGGAACAGGTACAATAGGCTTGctctctctctatttttttatcatttttgtttttatggttttctgtTCCACCTCATGCCTTATGGAATTCAttaatgcaaaataaaaaattaaaaaagatgcGAAAGTTTTCTAACCTAGTTTGTCTACTCTCACTAATATTTGTCCTACTATATTTTTTCTCATTGTGCCCTTTCTTCCTCTGTCCCAGGAGATTGTACTTTTGAGTCAATTTCAACATGAGAATATAGTTCAATACTATGGTACAGAAATGGTACTTCtctttctctgttttctttttccttctgttTCTTTATATGTTCAATTTGTTATTTTCGTTGTGTACCATTCTTGAATCCATGTTAAACATTTTAATTACAGATTGTTATGAAAATATAATGACTTAGTCTTACTTGTAAATCATTTTAACTGTATGCTTGCAAGTATAGTGGAAAAATTGCTGCTAGGGTGAGAATTAGTTTATATTCTGGACAATGCTTTCCCCTCGAGTAAACATATGAGTCTATTATGTTATGTCATGATAGGCCATGAGTTTTACTCTTCACAAGGATCCACAATACTGAAGGGTGGAGGATGGTATCATTCTCATACCATGTTGAGATTTTGGAGTTTAGAAAGAGAAGGATAAAAGAGATAATATAGTTGATGAACAGATtgatatgaataaaaaatttgatatcaCCGGATGTTTTAAAGTAGATACTACATACTAGATTGCATTTAATCCCTAGTTATAATAGTACTATTAAGAAGGTGAGCCTTGGAACAATGGTTGAGTTGTCTCTGACCTCAAGGTCACAGGTTCATGTTATGTAATCAACCATTGATACTTTTATTAGGTTATGCTACCTATGTTACACTGTTTGGGTGCTGCCCTTTCTATAATGATACTATTATGGAAATAAtcatgaaagaaaaataaatatcaatACTAATCAATCTTAAGAGATCACATACGATATTCCTTGATTTTTAAGGTATGCTGGTTGAAAAACTATATAGATAACTAGGATCCCAataccatcaattggtatcataAGTAAAGCTTTAGTTATCATTCTGGCTGTTGTCAAATTCAGATTCTGAGTTCATCAGTTATGGACAAGTCTAGCTAAATCTTCACTGTCCTATTTGTATATcgatctttttatttttgttagctTGTATTGTCACCCTATAACTACAGTCTTGGTTATATTGTAGTTTGTACCTCAATTTGCATGCTATTTATTGCAGGATGACTCAAAGCTGTATATCTTTCTTGAGCTCGTAACCAAAGGTTCTCTTGCAAGCCTCTACCATAGGTATACCCTTCGAGATTCCCAAGTATCTGCATATACTAGACAGATTCTGCACGGCCTAAAGTATCTTCATGATAGAAATGTCATCCACAGGTGATCccagaatttattttatttattttttttgtggtGTAAATAACTTCAGTGTAAGGTAGTCTTGGCCAAGAGTCATGAGTCATGTTTGTGGTCATTGACTTCCTTGCTTCAAAGAATCTTGTACTTTTGCTTGCTGGTCAAAAGTGCAAtataaatattcttttattgttattgttattgttattgttgtatttgtgtttcattttcttcttgttATTGTTGATCACTTACTCGTATTTGtgtttcattttcttcttgTATTGTTGATCACTTACTTTGGACTACAAATTGTTCCATATATTAAGCCAAACTAGAGAGGGAAGATGAAAGTTGTTCCATATATTGAGCCAAACTAGAGAGGAAGATGAAAGTTTTATGCGGTAGAAAATGTTTTTATCACTGAGTTGTGCTTGCTATCCTTTCATTTCCCCAGACAAAAGTACCCTTATATGCTATTATGCATTATACTATTTTTGGAGGACTAGTGCTTTTACAATAATTGATTTCTTCAAACTTTTGTTGAGGATTTATTTCTTAAAAAGGCAAAATCCTTTCCATCAATGTAGACTAGATCAAGGTTAACAAATTTGAGGGATTCACTAAATGCAGAAGCCTTGAGCTGAAGATGTAGAGTATAAAGAACATTTCCACTTGTCATTGAAACTTGAAACTGCCTAACATAAAAGTCATGTGAAAGGAGTtccattttttgaaaatttgatgagtACTTGAGTAGAGTTGTATCATTGAGTTAAACTCAATTTCTTTAACATCTTGATTGTGTTTCTATGTCATTTATGTCATCTTTGTAAGTGTAACTTAATCATTTTCCTCTGAATCAAAGGGATATTAAATGTGCAAATATTTTGGTGGATGCAAATGGATCTGTCAAGCTTGCCGATTTTGGATTGGCAAAGGTTACCTTTTTCAGTTCATGCTcctctcttccttttctttttcttagtaCTTTTTCTTTCAGATATCTGAACAATTTTCATTTCCaaattatttatgttttctgAAACTGTTTTGTGCCTCGTGTTTAGGCAACCAAATTGAATGATGTTAAATCAATGAAGGGAACAGCATTTTGGATGGCCCCAGAGGTTTGCCTTTAATCTTGTCTAATGACGCCTTTTGAATGAAAGTAACGTGTCATACAACTATCATAAGCTAGGTGGACTTAACATGGTATTAGAGTATATGCTTGCTTTGCTCATATGTGAATTTTCAATGGTCTTCATCTAATTAAACTTTTCTGAACATGATGTCTAATATGATGACATGATTTTTTGCATTATATATGACAGTTGTATTATCACATAAGATAGGGATCTTGGAGTACCTTAGTAAGTAGTTCTCAAGTTGATTTTTGATCCATAGGACTTGTTTGCAACAACTTGTGGTAGCTACATACTTTGCTTTAGCAGTTGATAGTGCAACAGCATTTTGTTTATTGTTTCTGCAAGTGATAAGACAATTTACAAAGAAACATCAACTTCCATTAGTGCTTTTTCTGTCAACCTTATCTCCTGCAAAGTCAGTTTCTGTATATCGCATGATCTTAGTACATGTATCTTTTTTATACCATAGACCAAGATCGGTAGTATCTTTTTAATATCTCAAAATccttttaacaaaaataaaatgagaTTGTTTAGGATTTGattgaaatttaaaacaaatGCCAACACTTATCTAATATTGTAAAGGAAGATGGACAATACGGTTAAATAGAGTGGGTTATGATCAACTACTTTCTAGAATTAGTAAGCTGTTAGCTAGTGGTTAGTTGCTAATCAGCTCTGTGTATTGGTGGTCTAGTGTGCTACGTGTACTAGTGTATCAATAATTTATGTATACTAGTGTGCTATGTATTGGTGGTCTTGTACGCTATGTATTGGTGATCGACTACTTTATGTCcactttttatatattaaatatatgctaaaacataataaaaatagaattagtTGTCATGGCATGCTGTTTATAACTTAGCTAAAAGGTCTTGGGTTCAAGTCATTGaaataacaataatttttttaatagattaTACTTAATGAAGGGTATTTTAGGAAAGAAAGTTGGACACCAAACTACTCCCATA
This sequence is a window from Arachis stenosperma cultivar V10309 chromosome 10, arast.V10309.gnm1.PFL2, whole genome shotgun sequence. Protein-coding genes within it:
- the LOC130954447 gene encoding mitogen-activated protein kinase kinase kinase 1-like; this translates as MNHLPRFLGRRNDNKKQDGMGVDPKKARMSKPRLERRNAAKHFDYDAGSSSSSFDDYSTFSSHGNGVSVLYTRSMEFYDHKSFRIEGVEGEFDRICQSLGLSGPEDFAIPAAAWEAMKVRSSSDILPRLKLRDLDEVKESEEIGMKEGEFGDSSQPKAPNPVTVSDQCVQEIACRSCFTLGGCVGGDDGVEVGDNCEDSVPVWASDESVKDGGDRGNYNSTVTADTGCSSGSGGGIKGFRPPMLKPAPGSRVSVVDNASSTWDLLRDFPSPCEGKENFVEFSDSDDDHRGLHGELENREKEEEEEEEEGGRGGDGKREEEENSLRFAEIVAELTGSCSFTTSNGDDSSSTTTDPRSNNISPNGRFKRIITHWQKGDLLGRGSFGSVYEGIAGDGFFFAVKEVSLLDQGNQGKQSVYQLEQEIVLLSQFQHENIVQYYGTEMDDSKLYIFLELVTKGSLASLYHRYTLRDSQVSAYTRQILHGLKYLHDRNVIHRDIKCANILVDANGSVKLADFGLAKATKLNDVKSMKGTAFWMAPEVVKGKARGYGLPADIWSLGCTVLEMLTGKIPYSHLECMQALFRIGKGEPPPVPDSLSRDANDFILQCLKVNPDDRPTATQLLTHSFVQRPLSQSSGSASPFIPRRRG